A single genomic interval of Bradyrhizobium sp. CCBAU 53338 harbors:
- a CDS encoding CoA ester lyase: MYRSLLYVPASSERFIAKSALCGADAIILDLEDSVAPAQKEGARNRLASSIKRCAAAGADIWVRINRPLSAAVRDIEASVLGGAKGILITKVEGAEHVRLLLEVAERTERDHDRREPLQAIAVIESVKILAKADDIARAHERVIGLMGGSEDLALSMGANPTHEALKIPKMLVHMAAAGAGKYSFGLFGSVADYKDVRLMRELAEEAFGHGVTGATCVHPSVVPILNNAFAPSDADVARAQLIIETARQQTERGVGAYSLEGRMVDEPVVERARQLLERARRHRRADAS, translated from the coding sequence GTGTACCGATCTCTGCTTTATGTCCCCGCCTCATCTGAGCGCTTCATTGCAAAGTCGGCGCTTTGTGGCGCCGATGCCATAATCCTGGATCTTGAAGACAGCGTCGCGCCCGCACAGAAGGAGGGGGCACGCAATAGGCTTGCGTCGTCGATAAAACGATGCGCTGCCGCAGGAGCTGACATTTGGGTGCGTATTAATCGACCTCTGTCGGCTGCCGTCCGAGATATCGAGGCTTCGGTGCTCGGTGGTGCCAAGGGCATTCTGATTACAAAAGTCGAGGGCGCCGAGCACGTGCGGTTGCTTCTAGAGGTTGCTGAGCGAACCGAACGGGATCATGACCGTCGCGAGCCACTCCAAGCGATCGCAGTCATCGAGTCCGTCAAGATTTTGGCCAAAGCGGACGACATCGCACGCGCCCACGAGCGGGTGATAGGCCTGATGGGCGGTAGTGAGGACTTAGCGCTATCGATGGGAGCTAATCCCACTCATGAGGCACTTAAGATACCCAAGATGCTGGTTCACATGGCCGCTGCCGGAGCCGGAAAATACTCGTTCGGATTGTTCGGCTCCGTTGCGGACTACAAGGATGTCCGACTAATGCGCGAGCTAGCGGAGGAGGCATTCGGTCACGGAGTTACGGGTGCGACCTGTGTCCATCCTTCAGTGGTACCGATCCTAAACAATGCCTTTGCACCGTCCGACGCTGATGTCGCAAGGGCGCAATTGATCATCGAGACCGCCCGTCAGCAAACCGAACGTGGCGTCGGCGCCTATTCGCTGGAAGGCAGGATGGTCGACGAGCCCGTCGTCGAACGTGCCCGGCAACTCTTGGAGCGGGCGCGGCGCCACCGGCGTGCCGACGCAAGCTGA
- a CDS encoding ABC transporter ATP-binding protein: MSVETAKILPLRDGAGTKPKIVAKNVQKYFGNVLAMEDISCTINEREFVAIIGPSGCGKSTFLYLIAGFEKASQGELLINNELVVGPGPDRGVVFQEFVLFPWLTVLRNATLGLDIKGVPRQEAEERARKWLRLTGLSGFENAYPSSLSGGMKQRVAIARALSYDPEVLLLDEPFGALDVQTKNYMIQDLQNLWVEANRTIVMITHSVSEAVQLADRVLILSSRPSRIIADVAIKLPHPRDLRDPQVRRYEDEVTALLSAEVDKAMKRERQTFAGRS, from the coding sequence ATGAGCGTTGAAACGGCAAAAATACTCCCGCTGCGCGACGGTGCCGGTACCAAGCCCAAGATTGTCGCCAAGAATGTCCAGAAGTATTTCGGAAACGTGCTGGCGATGGAGGACATTTCTTGCACGATCAACGAACGGGAATTCGTGGCTATCATCGGTCCAAGCGGTTGCGGCAAGTCGACGTTTCTGTACCTGATCGCTGGATTCGAGAAGGCAAGCCAGGGGGAACTGCTAATCAACAACGAACTCGTGGTGGGGCCAGGACCCGACCGTGGCGTGGTCTTTCAGGAGTTCGTGCTGTTCCCCTGGCTTACGGTGTTGCGTAATGCGACGCTGGGCCTGGACATCAAAGGTGTGCCACGGCAGGAAGCTGAGGAGCGGGCGAGGAAGTGGCTTCGTCTGACAGGCCTTTCGGGGTTCGAGAATGCCTATCCATCGTCTCTGTCGGGCGGCATGAAACAGCGCGTCGCCATCGCTCGGGCACTTAGTTACGATCCGGAGGTGCTGCTACTCGATGAGCCGTTCGGCGCACTCGACGTGCAAACAAAGAACTACATGATCCAGGATCTACAAAACCTCTGGGTCGAGGCCAATCGAACTATCGTGATGATAACTCATAGTGTATCAGAGGCCGTTCAGCTTGCCGATCGAGTGCTTATTCTGAGCTCACGGCCCTCGCGAATAATTGCGGACGTGGCGATCAAGCTACCCCACCCTCGGGACTTAAGGGACCCGCAGGTCCGGCGATACGAAGACGAGGTTACGGCTCTTCTGTCGGCGGAAGTCGACAAGGCGATGAAGCGCGAACGCCAGACGTTTGCTGGCCGCTCATAG
- a CDS encoding CaiB/BaiF CoA-transferase family protein → MKAVPKQFEPEAAGALNGVRVVDLSRLVAGNMLTLQLADFGAEVIKIEDIVSGDPLRAWRVNDVSIHWKTYARNKKSVALDLRDERGRTILSDLLATADVLVENFRPGGLEKLGLLPEVLRAQNAGLIIVRISGWGQTGPYRDRPGFGTLVEGMSGFASRNGFPDRPPLLPPATLADMVAGIYGFGATMVALRHREVSGGNGQVIDLPLLDPLFSLLGPEAGIYQLTQQVRPRTGSRSLTGAPRNTFRTSDSRWIAISASMQVVAERLFRTIGRPDMIVDPRFLTNSDRIKNADACEEPIAEFIAARTLEDNMSIFERADVTAAPIYDIDQFLDDPHVQAREIVVGLPDSELGTVLMHNVVPRLETTPGRIRMPAPDLGQHTFAILRSLGITQARLEELREAGVIVQAKPSSQ, encoded by the coding sequence ATGAAGGCCGTACCTAAGCAGTTCGAGCCAGAGGCTGCTGGCGCGCTTAACGGCGTCCGTGTCGTGGACCTTTCGCGTCTGGTCGCCGGGAATATGCTCACCCTGCAGCTCGCCGACTTCGGAGCCGAAGTCATCAAGATTGAGGACATCGTCTCGGGCGACCCTCTGCGCGCTTGGCGGGTCAACGATGTCAGCATCCATTGGAAGACCTACGCCCGGAACAAGAAGAGTGTCGCGCTAGACCTTCGCGACGAGAGAGGTCGGACGATCCTATCGGATCTGCTCGCGACGGCGGACGTGCTGGTCGAGAACTTCAGACCCGGAGGTCTGGAAAAGCTGGGTTTGTTGCCCGAGGTCCTTCGAGCACAGAATGCAGGACTGATCATCGTGAGAATCTCGGGATGGGGGCAGACCGGTCCCTATCGGGACAGGCCCGGCTTCGGCACTCTGGTCGAAGGCATGTCAGGCTTCGCTTCCCGCAACGGATTCCCTGATCGACCTCCGCTGCTGCCACCCGCCACGCTCGCCGATATGGTCGCGGGCATTTACGGATTTGGGGCAACCATGGTTGCGCTCAGGCATCGAGAAGTGAGCGGGGGTAACGGCCAGGTTATCGACTTGCCCTTGTTAGATCCGCTTTTTTCCCTCCTCGGTCCCGAAGCCGGAATCTATCAACTAACACAGCAGGTACGCCCGCGGACCGGCAGTCGATCGCTTACCGGAGCGCCGCGCAACACATTCCGTACCAGCGACTCTCGCTGGATCGCAATCTCCGCCTCGATGCAAGTTGTGGCCGAGAGGTTGTTCCGGACTATCGGTCGCCCTGACATGATCGTGGATCCCCGATTTTTGACGAACTCTGATCGCATCAAAAACGCCGATGCTTGCGAGGAGCCTATCGCGGAATTCATTGCCGCGCGGACGCTTGAAGATAACATGAGTATATTCGAGCGGGCAGACGTAACTGCTGCACCAATCTACGACATCGATCAATTCTTGGATGACCCCCATGTTCAAGCTCGCGAAATCGTCGTTGGGTTACCGGACTCCGAACTCGGAACGGTTTTAATGCACAACGTGGTCCCGAGGCTCGAAACTACGCCCGGAAGGATTCGGATGCCCGCTCCGGATCTCGGTCAACACACGTTTGCGATTCTGCGCTCCCTCGGCATCACGCAGGCCCGGTTGGAAGAACTGCGCGAGGCTGGCGTCATCGTGCAGGCTAAGCCATCATCCCAATGA
- a CDS encoding TrmB family transcriptional regulator has translation MSGDKQANLSELMPDLLALGFSEYEARAYLALYELSQATAYEVAKLAGLPKANAYSVLESLAKKEAAQPISETPLRYVAVAPKVLFERIATATSKRCAKLIRTIPAVSQSNDGGYVWTINGEDAIAAKMEAMIDGAKSHIWVKTEEKILLPHRDALRRAADRGVAILIILFGTQVEKFQFGAKSRTYLHEGNGIPVGIAPHLVTLTVDFEEALVAEIRAQGGSYTRNKPIVNLADSLLRHEIYFAEIFEMFGQPIQKTFGPAIIELRRKYLPAPQVAALESLLGLTASRVEKKSKLKEEKI, from the coding sequence GTGAGCGGCGATAAGCAAGCTAATCTAAGTGAGTTGATGCCAGACTTGCTCGCTCTGGGTTTTAGCGAGTACGAAGCGCGTGCCTACCTCGCGCTCTATGAGCTTTCGCAGGCGACTGCCTACGAAGTAGCCAAACTTGCAGGCTTACCCAAGGCGAACGCATATTCTGTCCTCGAGAGTCTGGCAAAGAAGGAGGCGGCTCAACCGATCTCCGAAACTCCACTGCGGTATGTGGCGGTAGCGCCCAAGGTTCTGTTTGAGCGAATTGCGACAGCGACGAGCAAGCGCTGCGCAAAGTTGATCCGAACGATTCCGGCTGTTTCACAGTCCAACGACGGTGGCTACGTATGGACCATTAACGGCGAGGACGCGATCGCCGCCAAGATGGAGGCTATGATCGACGGAGCGAAATCACACATTTGGGTAAAAACAGAAGAGAAAATACTGCTGCCGCACCGCGACGCGCTTCGACGTGCTGCAGACCGCGGGGTTGCGATTCTCATCATCCTTTTCGGGACTCAAGTCGAGAAGTTTCAATTCGGTGCGAAGTCGCGAACTTATCTCCACGAGGGAAACGGCATTCCCGTGGGAATCGCACCGCATCTTGTAACCCTTACAGTGGATTTCGAAGAAGCTCTGGTGGCGGAGATTCGTGCGCAAGGCGGCTCCTACACGCGAAATAAGCCGATAGTTAATCTTGCTGACTCCCTATTGCGGCACGAGATCTACTTCGCGGAAATATTCGAAATGTTCGGGCAACCGATCCAGAAGACGTTCGGCCCCGCTATTATCGAGCTTCGAAGGAAGTATCTTCCCGCACCGCAAGTTGCGGCGCTGGAAAGCCTTCTAGGGCTTACCGCGAGTCGAGTTGAGAAAAAATCCAAGCTGAAAGAAGAAAAGATCTAA
- a CDS encoding LysR family transcriptional regulator, translating into MNLQKLRALHSVIVTGSVTGAATRLHLTQPAVSRSLSALEAELGFKLFNRLGGRLVPTPQGEAFSRECERILLDIDDLTRIGKEIRANRGGRLRIVAMPQLARSLLVPALAQFSKEFPSVSISLEVRERREVERWASGLRFDVGIVMLPTQFEMLTSHSFAELVPVAVLHPDHPLAANKTILPSDLIEDRFIALDRTTLLRQIVDGMYVQAGLAANIWVEVSSAFIACQMVGAGMGVSISDPFSAALLAERDVVVRPCKTSARLNYAFVYPRHSKKTAQAVRFSEIVRSTLENLMGRFEFVQGQTIR; encoded by the coding sequence TTGAACCTTCAAAAGTTGCGCGCGCTGCATAGTGTAATCGTGACCGGTTCGGTCACCGGGGCCGCAACTCGACTTCATTTGACCCAACCAGCGGTAAGCCGTTCGCTGTCTGCCCTTGAAGCGGAGCTGGGATTCAAGCTCTTCAACCGGCTTGGTGGGCGCCTGGTTCCGACTCCTCAAGGAGAAGCCTTCTCGCGGGAATGCGAGCGTATCCTGCTGGATATCGACGATCTTACCCGCATCGGCAAAGAAATCCGCGCCAATCGAGGCGGTCGCCTTCGGATCGTGGCAATGCCACAACTCGCCCGAAGTCTACTCGTGCCGGCACTGGCCCAATTTTCGAAGGAGTTTCCGAGTGTTTCGATTTCTTTGGAAGTCAGGGAAAGACGCGAAGTCGAACGTTGGGCTTCGGGACTTAGGTTCGACGTTGGGATAGTAATGCTCCCGACTCAATTTGAAATGTTGACGTCGCATTCCTTCGCCGAATTGGTTCCCGTTGCGGTGCTTCATCCCGATCATCCACTTGCGGCGAATAAGACGATTCTCCCCAGTGATCTGATCGAGGACCGTTTTATTGCGCTGGACCGGACGACGTTGTTGCGGCAGATCGTTGATGGAATGTACGTACAAGCTGGCCTTGCCGCGAACATTTGGGTTGAAGTGTCGTCGGCGTTCATCGCGTGCCAAATGGTGGGAGCCGGAATGGGTGTGTCGATATCGGATCCATTCAGCGCAGCGCTGCTAGCAGAGCGAGATGTCGTGGTTCGCCCTTGCAAGACGTCGGCAAGGCTCAACTATGCTTTCGTCTATCCGCGCCATTCGAAGAAGACGGCGCAGGCGGTCCGGTTTTCCGAAATCGTGAGGAGCACTCTGGAGAATTTGATGGGGCGGTTCGAATTCGTGCAAGGGCAAACAATTCGATAA
- a CDS encoding YeiH family protein, whose translation MAPCKDLPKSSKVDAPAGRLVALLPGILLCVLLTLLSIGIQEAEEHIFQHPYVEALVIAILLGMMIRSVSTTSERWKVGIAFSAKQLLEVAVMLLGASISFGAILPSGLFLIAAIVGTVAVTLAVSFGLSRMLGLPTKLSLLIASGNSICGNSAIAAVAPVIGADGDDIASSISFTAVLGVLMVLGLPLLIPLLELSATQYGILAGLTVYAVPQVLAATVPAGIVSTQIGTVVKLVRVLMLGPLVVGLSLVAPRLRGEVAPGKRINLIKLVPWFIIGFLVLAGLRSLQIIPSSVAAPVAKLASVLTVVSMSALGLGVDIRVLSKAGGKVTIAVTLSLILLLAMSLGLVQLFK comes from the coding sequence ATGGCTCCATGCAAAGATCTTCCCAAATCGAGCAAGGTAGACGCGCCTGCCGGTCGTTTGGTTGCATTGCTTCCCGGCATCCTCTTATGCGTGCTCCTGACGCTGCTGTCGATTGGAATCCAGGAGGCCGAGGAGCACATCTTCCAACATCCCTATGTTGAAGCCTTGGTCATCGCCATCCTGCTCGGGATGATGATCCGCAGCGTCTCAACTACTTCCGAGCGCTGGAAGGTCGGAATCGCCTTCAGCGCGAAACAACTTCTCGAAGTGGCCGTGATGCTGCTCGGGGCCTCGATCAGCTTTGGGGCAATCCTGCCTTCCGGATTATTTCTGATTGCCGCGATCGTCGGAACGGTTGCGGTCACGCTTGCCGTGAGTTTCGGCCTCAGCCGCATGCTCGGCCTACCCACTAAGCTTTCGCTCCTGATCGCCTCCGGAAATTCCATTTGCGGCAATTCCGCGATCGCCGCGGTCGCCCCCGTTATAGGGGCAGATGGCGATGATATCGCGTCATCGATTTCCTTCACCGCGGTCCTTGGCGTGCTGATGGTGCTCGGGCTTCCACTGCTCATTCCACTCTTGGAGCTCTCGGCTACTCAGTACGGGATTCTCGCCGGCCTCACCGTGTACGCCGTTCCCCAGGTGCTTGCCGCGACCGTTCCGGCAGGAATCGTCAGCACTCAAATTGGCACCGTGGTGAAGCTCGTTCGGGTCCTCATGCTAGGGCCGTTGGTGGTCGGCTTGTCGCTTGTCGCACCACGCCTGCGTGGCGAAGTCGCGCCCGGCAAGCGCATTAACCTCATCAAATTGGTACCTTGGTTCATCATCGGCTTCTTGGTACTGGCCGGCCTTCGTTCGTTGCAGATCATACCCAGCAGCGTTGCCGCCCCCGTTGCGAAGCTCGCCAGCGTGCTAACCGTAGTCTCCATGTCCGCACTCGGGCTGGGTGTCGATATCCGGGTGCTTTCGAAGGCCGGCGGGAAAGTCACGATTGCGGTGACCTTGTCTCTGATACTTCTGCTCGCGATGAGCCTCGGCCTGGTTCAACTCTTCAAGTGA
- a CDS encoding amino acid ABC transporter permease, protein MSALYEGRWLLLSGAVTTMALYALSTVLMFACALVFGIARTSKSWWIRTISLLYVEIFRGISLVVVLFWLYFVLPFFGVAISAFWAATLAIGMCFGAYGAEVVRTAIGAIPRGQYDAALAINMVPSMMMRRIILPQAMLSMIPPLGNLSILVLKATSVAALATVPELTFEAYSLNIRTFQTVPIYLVVMIFYVAAAQLIGAAIAYAERRLGLWQGKPTHGATRGWSA, encoded by the coding sequence ATGTCGGCGCTCTACGAGGGTAGATGGCTGCTCCTTTCTGGTGCGGTAACGACGATGGCCCTTTACGCGCTCTCGACAGTATTGATGTTCGCTTGCGCGCTCGTTTTCGGTATCGCCAGGACATCCAAGAGCTGGTGGATCCGAACCATCAGTTTGCTCTATGTCGAGATCTTCAGGGGCATATCTCTGGTGGTCGTCCTGTTCTGGCTCTACTTTGTTTTGCCGTTCTTCGGGGTTGCGATTTCCGCCTTTTGGGCGGCCACACTCGCCATAGGCATGTGCTTCGGGGCTTATGGAGCTGAGGTCGTCAGGACGGCGATCGGCGCTATCCCGCGGGGCCAGTATGACGCCGCCTTGGCGATCAATATGGTGCCATCAATGATGATGCGCCGGATCATTCTTCCTCAAGCAATGCTGTCGATGATACCACCTCTCGGTAACCTCAGCATCCTGGTATTGAAAGCCACCTCGGTTGCCGCCTTGGCGACCGTTCCGGAACTGACTTTTGAAGCCTACTCTCTCAATATCAGAACCTTTCAGACCGTGCCGATCTATCTCGTTGTCATGATCTTCTATGTGGCTGCGGCGCAATTGATAGGAGCGGCAATCGCGTACGCAGAGCGACGTCTCGGGTTATGGCAGGGTAAGCCAACGCACGGCGCAACCAGGGGCTGGTCGGCATGA
- a CDS encoding LysR family transcriptional regulator — protein MNLHFLRFFTTVAEAGSFSRAADILRVSQPAVSKGVRDFELQVGCRLLDRTSKGVRTTREGRALLRHAENLFAAERAAEEELSSLRNLASGSLHIGASTTIATYMIAEYIGSFRRRYPSIDVHLVSANTRDIAGMMRAHEIEIALVEGPVEDDDLVSTAWRTDMMSLIAGPTHAFALSENHVYAAALEDEILIVREPGSGSREIVAQALLNHGVRPRKTLEIGSTEAIKQVVACGLGVSIVSTSTIGDQIKLGRLKAIKMKDLQISRTLWHVEVRGRTKIPAAIAFERIIGVAP, from the coding sequence ATGAATTTGCATTTCCTCCGCTTCTTTACCACCGTCGCTGAGGCTGGAAGCTTTTCGCGAGCAGCGGACATCTTGCGCGTTAGCCAGCCCGCGGTCTCGAAAGGAGTACGCGATTTCGAACTGCAAGTGGGCTGTCGCTTGCTGGATCGTACATCGAAAGGAGTACGTACGACCCGCGAGGGGCGGGCACTTCTCAGGCACGCAGAAAATCTGTTCGCTGCCGAGCGGGCCGCCGAAGAGGAACTGTCGTCGCTGCGCAACCTCGCGAGCGGATCGCTTCACATCGGGGCAAGCACCACGATCGCGACCTACATGATCGCTGAGTACATAGGCAGCTTCCGGCGCAGGTATCCGAGCATCGATGTGCATCTGGTAAGCGCCAACACGCGGGATATTGCCGGAATGATGCGCGCGCATGAAATAGAGATCGCCCTCGTGGAAGGACCGGTCGAAGACGATGATCTCGTCAGTACGGCCTGGCGGACGGACATGATGAGCCTGATAGCAGGTCCGACTCACGCCTTCGCATTATCGGAAAATCACGTGTATGCGGCGGCCCTCGAAGATGAAATCCTGATCGTTCGGGAACCAGGCTCCGGCTCACGGGAGATCGTCGCGCAGGCGCTGTTGAACCATGGCGTGCGGCCGCGCAAAACCCTCGAAATCGGCAGCACGGAAGCGATCAAGCAAGTTGTCGCATGCGGTCTTGGTGTCTCGATCGTCTCAACATCAACCATTGGCGATCAGATCAAGCTTGGCCGGCTCAAGGCGATAAAAATGAAGGATCTGCAGATATCGCGCACGCTTTGGCACGTGGAAGTACGGGGACGAACCAAAATTCCTGCCGCGATTGCCTTTGAGCGAATCATAGGTGTCGCCCCATGA
- the ehuD gene encoding ectoine/hydroxyectoine ABC transporter permease subunit EhuD, with the protein MKVDFQYAWELLPQLVVAAQTTLLAAVLGFIASLLGGLLLFALYSAKHRLTKILVRGYVEFARGVPLLVLIYFLYFVGPSAGVVISPLVTGVIALGLHYSAYMAEVYRAAMIGVPAGQWEASTSINLSTFDTYRRIIVPQMIPFIIPNAGSYFVYMLKDTPLLASISVWELMAVAQAEGARRFQYFEPITMVGIMFLVLSIAGAFLINRLERLSQKGWR; encoded by the coding sequence ATGAAGGTCGATTTCCAATATGCCTGGGAGTTGCTTCCGCAACTCGTGGTCGCGGCGCAAACCACATTGCTCGCCGCCGTCCTCGGTTTTATCGCCTCCCTGCTTGGCGGCCTCCTTCTCTTTGCGCTGTACAGCGCTAAGCACCGTCTGACCAAAATCTTAGTTCGCGGCTACGTCGAATTCGCAAGAGGGGTGCCGCTCCTGGTCCTGATCTATTTTCTGTACTTCGTGGGGCCTTCGGCAGGCGTCGTGATCAGCCCGCTGGTGACCGGCGTCATTGCTCTCGGCTTGCACTACAGTGCGTATATGGCCGAGGTCTACCGTGCCGCAATGATCGGTGTTCCGGCCGGGCAATGGGAGGCATCAACATCCATAAATCTCTCAACGTTCGACACATATCGGCGGATCATTGTTCCACAGATGATCCCATTCATCATTCCAAATGCCGGAAGTTACTTCGTCTACATGCTGAAGGACACGCCGCTGCTCGCATCCATATCCGTTTGGGAACTCATGGCCGTTGCTCAGGCGGAAGGAGCCAGGCGGTTTCAGTACTTTGAACCCATAACGATGGTTGGGATAATGTTTCTCGTCCTCAGCATTGCCGGCGCGTTTCTCATCAACAGGCTCGAGCGACTGTCCCAGAAGGGATGGCGGTAA
- a CDS encoding ABC transporter permease, whose translation MSNATPSAPFAGVADEQRLRSILYRGAASAFLFALPIIVFLLIWETTVRLGWINATILPSPSNIARRAWVLLDPADPAKSILLTHIVVSLWRALSSFALACVLAIPMGLFLGLNRTAYLIASPLLSLLLPLPAVAWAPIFLVIFGQGDITIIAVCFLGAFFPILYSTIQGVRAIGRHSLWVVRSMGASRFDIFRRVLLPGALPALISGLKLGMAHSWRTLVAAEMLAALTHGLGFMIFAARSYMDVSTMFVGIVCLALIGLLIERGVFGSLEALTIHRWHGNGKVGSHR comes from the coding sequence ATGTCTAACGCGACGCCGTCGGCGCCGTTCGCGGGTGTTGCCGACGAGCAGAGGCTGCGTAGCATCTTGTACCGCGGGGCGGCATCGGCATTCTTGTTCGCGCTGCCAATCATCGTCTTCCTGTTAATATGGGAGACAACGGTACGTCTCGGCTGGATCAATGCGACGATCCTGCCTTCGCCATCAAATATCGCGCGGCGCGCGTGGGTGCTGCTTGATCCAGCCGATCCCGCCAAGAGCATATTGCTGACGCATATTGTCGTTAGTTTGTGGCGTGCGCTGAGTTCGTTCGCTCTGGCATGCGTGCTGGCCATCCCAATGGGCCTCTTCCTGGGCCTCAACAGGACGGCCTATCTGATTGCTTCCCCACTCCTGAGCCTGTTACTGCCGCTACCGGCAGTTGCCTGGGCTCCGATCTTCCTGGTCATTTTCGGTCAAGGCGATATCACGATCATTGCTGTCTGTTTCCTCGGTGCCTTCTTTCCGATTCTGTACAGTACTATCCAGGGCGTGCGCGCAATCGGCCGACACTCCTTGTGGGTCGTGCGCAGCATGGGCGCAAGCCGGTTTGATATCTTTCGGCGTGTGCTGTTACCCGGTGCGCTGCCGGCGCTGATCTCGGGGCTGAAGCTTGGAATGGCGCATTCGTGGCGCACGCTGGTCGCGGCCGAAATGCTAGCTGCGTTGACCCATGGCCTCGGATTCATGATATTCGCGGCGCGTTCCTATATGGACGTATCCACGATGTTCGTCGGCATCGTATGCCTGGCCCTGATCGGTCTCCTTATCGAACGTGGCGTGTTTGGCTCGCTCGAAGCACTTACCATTCACCGCTGGCACGGTAACGGAAAAGTGGGTAGCCATCGATGA
- the ehuB gene encoding ectoine/hydroxyectoine ABC transporter substrate-binding protein EhuB, which translates to MLRTLHIFLALAFLTFSSSSFAGARLDDAKKSGLTLGFSNEPPFAFKQADGSLAGSDYDLAKLAFNRLGVERIEGTVVAFGSLIPGLQAKRFDFIATGLYILPARCLQVLFTEPNFTVQEGLLVRKGNPKQIHSLDDIVKHEDIKVGGNISGQPTQNAVKAGVKDSQITRFPDIPSNVASLKAGRIDGALLISVTARWNAKNDPTLEVAEPYTGLLIDGKPKQDYGAFAFRKEDSELRDAFNAEMLKIVHSSEYVEILKKYGMTQNEVPAADVKLDTLCKQ; encoded by the coding sequence ATGCTACGAACTTTGCATATTTTTCTAGCACTCGCTTTCCTGACTTTCTCGTCATCGAGTTTTGCCGGTGCCAGGCTGGACGACGCAAAGAAGAGCGGCCTTACCCTCGGCTTCAGCAACGAGCCGCCCTTCGCGTTCAAGCAGGCCGATGGATCATTGGCCGGGTCAGACTACGATCTCGCAAAGCTCGCATTCAACCGCCTTGGAGTAGAGCGGATCGAAGGAACGGTGGTTGCGTTCGGATCGCTCATCCCGGGACTTCAAGCCAAACGTTTCGATTTTATCGCGACCGGACTCTATATCCTTCCCGCGCGCTGCCTTCAGGTTCTCTTCACCGAGCCCAACTTCACCGTTCAGGAAGGTCTTCTCGTTCGCAAAGGCAATCCCAAGCAAATCCATAGTCTTGACGACATCGTCAAACACGAGGACATCAAGGTTGGTGGCAACATAAGTGGCCAGCCGACACAGAATGCAGTCAAGGCCGGCGTGAAGGATAGCCAAATCACGCGTTTTCCGGACATCCCCTCCAATGTCGCGAGCCTGAAAGCGGGCAGGATCGACGGGGCATTGCTTATATCGGTAACTGCACGCTGGAACGCAAAGAACGATCCGACCCTGGAAGTCGCCGAACCATACACGGGCCTGCTCATAGATGGCAAGCCGAAGCAAGACTACGGCGCATTTGCCTTCCGTAAGGAGGATTCGGAGCTTCGGGACGCATTTAATGCCGAGATGCTCAAGATCGTGCATTCTTCGGAATATGTTGAGATCCTGAAAAAGTACGGCATGACGCAGAACGAAGTGCCGGCGGCCGACGTCAAGCTCGATACTCTTTGTAAGCAGTAG
- a CDS encoding ABC transporter permease: MARIALILVPLVAWEVCSRLGLINGFLFPAPSAILNKLWVQSGPNGNPPYAILWHVADSMLRLLSGLSLAVIIGTLLGVGLGMSQRARLVFQPIISILMPVPTLAWTPVLLLVMGIDNRTTILVVFLAAVFEMIYIVASGIEMLNVKMLWVAWSMGASRRQVFWRVIIPGIFPCLITGTRLGTGYAWRALIAAEMLAASSYGLGFMIYDASEYMNIGVIYGGVMMIAALGYLLENVLVGKIEAATIEKWGVLNER; this comes from the coding sequence ATGGCTCGTATCGCGCTGATCCTGGTGCCGCTGGTGGCTTGGGAGGTGTGCTCGCGGTTAGGGTTGATAAACGGCTTCTTGTTTCCGGCGCCGTCCGCGATCCTCAACAAGCTTTGGGTGCAATCCGGCCCAAACGGAAACCCGCCATATGCAATTCTGTGGCACGTGGCAGACAGCATGCTGCGCTTGCTCTCGGGATTATCACTTGCGGTAATCATAGGTACCCTGCTCGGGGTTGGACTTGGCATGAGTCAGCGGGCGCGGCTGGTGTTTCAGCCAATCATTAGCATCTTGATGCCTGTGCCGACGCTAGCATGGACCCCCGTCCTGCTGTTGGTCATGGGTATCGATAACCGCACGACCATCCTAGTCGTATTTCTCGCAGCGGTTTTCGAAATGATATACATCGTCGCGAGCGGCATCGAAATGCTGAACGTCAAAATGCTTTGGGTGGCTTGGTCGATGGGCGCGAGCCGACGGCAGGTATTTTGGCGCGTCATTATTCCCGGCATTTTTCCTTGCCTGATCACCGGCACACGGCTCGGTACAGGTTACGCCTGGCGCGCTCTGATCGCCGCCGAGATGCTGGCCGCCAGCAGCTATGGCCTGGGTTTCATGATCTATGACGCCTCCGAATACATGAACATTGGCGTCATCTATGGTGGCGTGATGATGATTGCGGCGCTCGGCTATCTTCTTGAGAACGTTCTGGTTGGCAAGATCGAAGCTGCTACCATCGAGAAATGGGGAGTACTCAATGAGCGTTGA